CAGCACGCTGTGCCCCACCTCGGGGTCAGCGGGGTCAgaaatgtgatttttctttgtAAATCCCATGTAAACCCGCTCTTATTAAACTTTGACGTCCTGTTGTCTCTTACCCATTCCTCCACGTCTCTGCCTTCTGAGGCTTTCCCGCCCGCCAGAGGCTCCTGCCAGTAGATGTTGGGTTTGCCGTAGCGCCAGATCTTCCCTCTCGTCTTGTGGGCAAAGAAAGCCGCGACTCCGAAGGCAACGACAACCAGGAACCCACAGGCCATGGCGATCCCCTGCAAGAGCGAGAGCATCAGCGTGGAACCTGGAGCGATTTATTCTGCTACGCAAATACACATTCTGCAAAATGCACCATCTGTAGATCTGTCTACAGAACAAACAACACTGCACACATTTATCTCACATTTCacgtattttttaaaaagttggtGAATGATACACAAGAATTTCCACCACATTCATTTTATGAGCACAGACCTAATCATTAACAACAACATGCAatctaaaaatgaattattgatggaataaaaaacaatggCAAACATTGTAACACATGTTAAGGtttgctgcttctctctctaATAGAACATTGAGGAGATTTGTGTTTTGGGCTGTATTTTGTGTCCTTGACTACTTATCCAATTTAAAATAACTTccgaatgaaaaatgtatttaataaatacaGCCTAATCAATTTAAAATCCCATTGTAAATATTCCAATGACTCCATTTATTTGTACACACCTCCTGTGGGTCAACAAAGCAGTAGTGGTAGAGGTACTGGTTGTACATGGGGAagcctcccactcctcccatcTGTGAGTAGGTGGTCTGGTAGAGGTTCTGGCACATCATTAACATGGGGTTGTACATCATACTGGAGGTTCCCTGGGCCATGGGGTTCACCCCGACAATGTAGACGATGCTGATGATGCCCTGGAACAAATCATTGATGACAGTCAACACCAAAAACACTGTAACACTAATTATAGAAAAGACAACCctgatattttaaataaaaatcaaatattgAGGGTTTAATGAAGAGAAAGTCCAGCCAACGTCTTTCTTAACTAAAGACCTTCTTTTAAGCACAGAAGGTTGAAATCAAATCAACATATTAGATCCCATAAAGACCAGCGCAGTTTCATCTTTAGATGAATACAGTATTATACAGTTTTCTAGTATGTTCTTACTATATTAACAGTGTGATCTTATAAGGAAAATGTGTATGAAGCTGTACTTTAACCAAGTCAGCATATAGAACACTGAGATATGAACCAAgttaaacatatatatacatatacgtaCATATTCTTGTTTCAGATTATGCACTTGAGTTTAGTTCTTTGCAAACATACACATTAAAATACTGTTCATGTTTCACTGTTAGTTGAAGCCGTAGAACATTTACAAGTCAACAATCTCTGAGACAAATTTAAAGGTATCTACGCTATGTTCTACTCAAAATGGGCCTTTCCGTAATATTTTGCTCTCTTCCATTGACCAGATAAATCCAATGAAACCCCCATTGCCACGGCCATGTTTATGTTTCCTCAATATCAGCTGATTACAATGAGAAAGagtctcacctgcagcacagccATGATGATGCTGCTTATCAGGACGACCAGGAAGAACTTCCTACTGTGCACGCTGTCGGATTTAGAGAAGGTGGCAATGAAGAAGACCAGTGCCCCTATGAAGTTGATGGCCGCCATGGCAATCATGGTGGTTTTGGCCGAGTAGGGCGAGACGTAGGAGCCATAGCTGCTGCCGTAGCCTCCTCCGTAGCCTCCTCCGTAGCCTCCTCCGTAGCCTCCGTAGCCTCCGTAGCTGCTGCCACCGTATCCACTGCCcatccccatccccatccccatcccATACTGCATGTCCCACATCAGCGTCGAGGCAACGCAGGCAAATATCGCCAGGCACAACACGATCACCGACGCCATCATGGCCTTGATGATGCCCGGAGGTGACAGCCATTTGTAGAAGTGTTGCGGCCTGTCCTCGATGTAGTaggaccccggggggggggggtacgcgTTGTAATCGCTCTGAGGGCCACGGAAGCTGCCTGCAGGGGGGCCGAAGCCGTTGTTGGAGGGCGAGCTGAAGGGAGGACTGTAGACGGGGGGACTCTCGTAGGGCTGCTTGTCAAACATGGCTTTGAAGACGTCCCCGACTGCAAACAGAAGCCAACAAAACACAACGAGTTTGTGGGCAGTGAGTCCTTCTCTGTTATCGCACGGCGCTGATATGAGCACCGCTACGTGGACCTATGGGTAATGACATTTAGTAACAgaacaatgtaaatgttttaccATTTCCAAGAGTGTGATTTATGAGGGAACCGCATGGAACAACTGTTTATTGGTGTCAGCAGGGAGAGGAAGGTTTTACAGATAGCAGCAAGTCCAGAAATGAGCATATTTAAAACTACAActgctgaaatacataaatatgaGAAGAAGGGCTTTAAGCTTCGAGGTTTCTGAACCAGAAAAGTCGGACTCCGTGTGGAGATGTCAGTGCCGGGACGGGGACAATACGTTCCTTCTTGTCCTGCCCACAGAGCGGAGGAGTCCTGGAGCCTCCACAATGCAGCCAGAGTTCAAACATTTCAACTCTGCTAATCCCCAGGGAACATTTCCCCGGTTTTCTTTCTGCTTATGAACCCAACAGAGGGAATTGCAAGGCTACGGCGTAAAGGACTTAGCGCTGACCCGTCTGCCACAGCCCTACACGGAGGGCGCTGCATGTTGttcagagaagaggaaaaatTAAACATCGGAGGTTGTGCAGAATTCAAAAGAAAGCGAACATCAATGcttcttttaccttttttttgctAACTTTACACACAATGCAGAGTCCTTGTAGTAAAGCAACTGATTAATACAAGAGGTCAAGCTGACCATAACTTTTATTAACTCCTCTTTTTTTAGGGTGGGCTCGGCTGAATCATCTGTAACACACTCCATTCAAAAAGAATCTCAAAGCGAGTGTCAAAACAAAGTGTTATTCTATGTTTCTAACGCTTCCACGATGAGACGCTGAGACATGAGAGGGAGACGTCCCTCCTTTATGGGACACAAGGGGCACAAGAAGTGTCGCCTCAGGGCCTCCAGCCGAGACACCTTCCCAGTGTTCCCTCCCTCGGTACttcatctcctccctccccccacacgaTCCCTCCTCTCCcgatactccccccccccccttctctccctccctcccaccataACTCTTAGCCTTTGttttgggaggaggaggaggggcagaaGTCAAGGCTGCTCGTCCCGGGAACAATGTTGCCATGGAGTCTGcgtaaaaaaggaaagaaaagaaaggacgGCTGGGGCCCCGTCCAGGGAGGATGAAACAAGGGCCCCTGTGTGCTTCAGGAGATCAGGTGGATTCAGCCGTGTCAGGTGTCCTTTAATGTTGATAAAGGGGTCTTAGGTCCGTTTCTACTGTCGGTGTATGAAATTATACTGAGACGGACCAAGATGTGACTTTTGGAAAagtacaattattatttttattttgagcaCAAACTGGctctttgacagatgcagaggAATCCAAGCGTTAAATACtaaataatgttaaaacctaaaacattttttccactGTATTAAAGTAAGAATTTTCTAAAAGGAGCATTTGACAGTAATGTGAACTTTAATGATTAATAGTTTAACTCAAAACAATGTACAGCAATATGCTGATGGTTCTtagttgtaaaaaaacatttatctttggGTTTTGAACTTAAAACATTCGATGACATTAACTTGGGATATTGGGCATTTTATTAATTAACAGATGAATCACTTACTAATATAAATTATTTGCAGCTCTAGACTCTGTGATTCTGTCTTGCACATTTTCGTTTTGTT
This is a stretch of genomic DNA from Pungitius pungitius chromosome 7, fPunPun2.1, whole genome shotgun sequence. It encodes these proteins:
- the LOC119216405 gene encoding occludin; protein product: MFDKQPYESPPVYSPPFSSPSNNGFGPPAGSFRGPQSDYNAYPPPPGSYYIEDRPQHFYKWLSPPGIIKAMMASVIVLCLAIFACVASTLMWDMQYGMGMGMGMGSGYGGSSYGGYGGYGGGYGGGYGGGYGSSYGSYVSPYSAKTTMIAMAAINFIGALVFFIATFSKSDSVHSRKFFLVVLISSIIMAVLQGIISIVYIVGVNPMAQGTSSMMYNPMLMMCQNLYQTTYSQMGGVGGFPMYNQYLYHYCFVDPQEGIAMACGFLVVVAFGVAAFFAHKTRGKIWRYGKPNIYWQEPLAGGKASEGRDVEEWVNNVEESRSAQDAPPLLVSEKGAGLLNASANSVIFFPPAKLDSSSYNEDTYDKKEFSDRTTSRPSEALSHGGRTSSSPSEETGGRKPSANRGKRRRRNPELDESQYETEYTTGGETGNELDAEEWENTYPDITSDAQRQDYKREFDVDLREYKRLCTEMDDINDQLNKLSRLLDTLDHTSAKYQGVADEYNQLKDLKQTPDYRSKKRECRRLRLKLFHIKRIVKVYDKKH